In Rhodococcus rhodochrous, a single genomic region encodes these proteins:
- the ilvA gene encoding threonine ammonia-lyase IlvA, with amino-acid sequence MTAVPRAADIDAAAERISEAVAPTPLERSPRLSALVGANVYLKREDLTRVRSFKLRGAYNAMAQLDAAERAAGVVTASAGNHAQGVAYACRVMGIQGRIYVPTRTPKQKRDRIRVHGGDSVELIGVGDTFDAAAAAAADDAIRTGATMIPPFDDARTAAGQGTIAREILEQLDGDLDVVLVPVGGGGLIAGVAAYLRERSPRTSIVGVEPAGAASMTAALVAGGPVTLPEVEPFVDGAAVKRIGDVPYAVVSELGAEVVSHSSLPLVATLRREGLGRAPFGMTQIDEGALCTTMLDLYQNEGIIAEPAGALSVAALGSISVQPGANVVCLVSGGNNDVSRYGEIIERSLVHRGLKHYFLVDFPQEPGALRRFLDEVLGPDDDITLFEYVKRNNRETGAALVGIELGAAEDLSALLNRMDASPIDAQRLEPGSPAYRYLT; translated from the coding sequence GTGACCGCCGTGCCCCGCGCGGCCGACATCGATGCGGCTGCCGAGCGAATTTCGGAGGCGGTCGCCCCGACGCCGCTCGAGCGCAGCCCCCGGCTCTCGGCGCTCGTGGGTGCCAACGTGTACCTCAAGCGTGAGGACCTCACCCGGGTGCGGTCCTTCAAGCTCCGCGGGGCGTACAACGCCATGGCGCAGCTCGACGCGGCCGAGCGTGCCGCGGGTGTCGTCACGGCGAGCGCCGGCAACCACGCGCAGGGCGTCGCCTACGCGTGCCGGGTGATGGGAATCCAGGGACGCATCTACGTGCCAACCCGCACTCCCAAGCAGAAGCGCGACCGGATCCGCGTCCACGGTGGCGACAGCGTCGAACTCATCGGCGTCGGCGACACCTTCGACGCCGCGGCCGCGGCGGCGGCCGACGATGCGATCCGCACCGGTGCGACGATGATCCCGCCCTTCGACGACGCCCGCACCGCCGCGGGCCAGGGCACCATCGCCCGCGAGATCCTCGAACAGCTCGACGGTGATCTCGACGTCGTGCTCGTCCCCGTCGGTGGGGGCGGCCTCATCGCCGGTGTCGCCGCTTATCTGCGCGAGCGGTCCCCACGCACGTCGATCGTCGGCGTCGAGCCGGCCGGCGCAGCATCGATGACCGCCGCGCTGGTCGCGGGTGGTCCCGTCACGCTGCCGGAGGTCGAGCCGTTCGTCGACGGCGCTGCGGTCAAGCGGATCGGCGACGTCCCCTACGCTGTCGTCTCCGAACTCGGTGCGGAGGTCGTGTCCCATTCGAGCCTGCCGCTCGTGGCCACGCTGCGCCGCGAGGGGCTCGGTCGGGCCCCGTTCGGCATGACCCAGATCGACGAGGGTGCGCTGTGCACCACGATGCTCGATCTGTACCAGAACGAGGGCATCATCGCCGAGCCCGCCGGCGCACTGTCCGTCGCTGCCCTCGGGTCGATCTCGGTGCAGCCCGGAGCGAACGTGGTGTGCCTGGTGTCGGGCGGCAACAACGACGTCTCGCGCTACGGCGAGATCATCGAGCGGTCGCTCGTCCACCGCGGGCTCAAACACTATTTCCTCGTGGACTTCCCCCAGGAGCCCGGCGCGCTGCGCCGGTTCCTGGACGAGGTCCTCGGACCGGACGACGACATCACCCTGTTCGAGTACGTCAAGCGCAACAACCGGGAGACCGGTGCTGCCCTCGTCGGTATCGAACTGGGTGCTGCAGAAGACCTTTCGGCCCTGCTCAATCGCATGGACGCGTCGCCGATCGACGCGCAGCGACTCGAGCCGGGGTCGCCGGCCTACCGTTATCTCACCTAG
- a CDS encoding nitroreductase family deazaflavin-dependent oxidoreductase, translating to MPLHGEYEPSPVEWSAKQVEEYESSGGTRGTTLQGRPVIILTTVGAKSGKLRKIPLMRVEHEGKYAAVASLGGAPKHPVWYHNVLANPHVEVRDRTEVWDMIAREVHGEEKAQWWERAVEAFPPYAEYQEKTDREIPVFVLEPIESS from the coding sequence ATGCCACTGCACGGAGAGTACGAACCGAGTCCCGTCGAATGGAGTGCCAAGCAGGTCGAGGAGTACGAGTCGTCGGGCGGAACCCGCGGCACGACCCTCCAGGGCCGGCCGGTGATCATCCTCACCACGGTCGGCGCCAAGTCCGGCAAGCTCCGCAAGATCCCTCTCATGCGGGTCGAGCACGAGGGAAAGTATGCCGCCGTCGCCTCGCTCGGCGGTGCACCGAAGCATCCTGTCTGGTACCACAACGTCCTCGCGAATCCGCACGTCGAGGTGAGGGACCGCACCGAGGTATGGGACATGATCGCCCGCGAGGTCCACGGCGAGGAGAAGGCGCAGTGGTGGGAGCGTGCCGTCGAGGCGTTCCCGCCCTACGCGGAGTACCAGGAGAAGACCGACCGCGAGATCCCCGTCTTCGTTCTCGAACCGATCGAGAGTTCGTAG